From Synoicihabitans lomoniglobus, the proteins below share one genomic window:
- a CDS encoding bifunctional transcriptional activator/DNA repair enzyme AdaA, giving the protein MMRAFYARDAAAEGIFLVGVRTTGIFCRPTCGARKPKPENIEFYVDASAALHDGFRPCKLCKPLNATPNIPSLVEQLRDAVEADPTGRITDKELSDRGIDPSTARRQFQRYYGMTFQAYTRARRMGLALREVGDGGTVTEAQFAQGFESASGFREAVKRLFGAAPRDAAKAGRLLYAERINTPLGRMLAVADDAGLHILDFVDRRGLERKLITLRQRLKVTVIPGTHPVLTAAASQISEYFAGRRVTFDLPLVPLGTEFENAAWRHLRSIPPGTTQSYSDMAAALGRPGASRAVGRANGMNFLSIIIPCHRVIAANGDLTGYGGGLWRKQWLLNHESAVVPPTGTSERISPKGTKR; this is encoded by the coding sequence ATGATGCGCGCGTTTTACGCCCGTGATGCCGCGGCTGAGGGGATCTTTCTTGTGGGGGTGCGCACGACCGGAATTTTTTGCCGACCCACGTGTGGAGCGCGTAAACCCAAGCCGGAGAACATTGAATTTTACGTCGATGCTTCCGCCGCACTGCACGATGGTTTTCGGCCTTGCAAGCTGTGCAAACCGCTCAATGCCACGCCGAATATTCCGAGTCTGGTGGAACAACTGCGCGACGCGGTCGAGGCCGATCCCACCGGACGTATCACGGACAAGGAGTTGTCCGATCGGGGCATCGATCCGTCGACCGCGCGGCGTCAGTTTCAGCGCTACTACGGCATGACATTCCAGGCCTACACCCGCGCGCGGCGCATGGGTCTCGCCCTGCGCGAGGTCGGCGACGGCGGCACCGTGACCGAGGCGCAATTTGCGCAAGGATTTGAATCGGCCAGTGGGTTCCGCGAGGCAGTGAAACGGTTGTTCGGCGCTGCGCCGCGCGATGCCGCCAAGGCGGGGCGTCTGCTCTACGCCGAACGGATCAACACGCCCCTCGGCCGCATGTTGGCCGTGGCCGATGACGCGGGCTTGCACATTTTGGATTTCGTCGATCGGCGCGGGTTGGAGCGCAAACTCATCACGTTGCGCCAACGGCTGAAAGTGACGGTGATTCCCGGCACGCATCCGGTGCTGACGGCGGCGGCGTCACAAATAAGTGAATACTTCGCCGGTCGGCGGGTAACGTTTGATCTGCCGCTGGTGCCGTTGGGCACGGAGTTCGAGAACGCGGCGTGGCGGCATCTGCGCTCCATCCCGCCGGGCACGACGCAAAGTTATAGCGACATGGCGGCGGCGCTGGGGCGTCCGGGCGCATCGCGCGCGGTGGGTCGCGCCAACGGCATGAATTTTCTGTCGATCATCATCCCCTGCCACCGCGTCATCGCGGCCAACGGCGACCTCACCGGCTACGGCGGCGGCCTCTGGCGCAAACAATGGCTGTTGAATCATGAATCGGCCGTCGTCCCGCCGACCGGGACTTCGGAACGGATCTCGCCGAAGGGAACAAAGCGATGA
- a CDS encoding TetR/AcrR family transcriptional regulator: MDAALSLMWEESYGAMSVDDICRRADVRKGSFYYYFTSKEELAVKALDRMWQDHKKQLDEVFSPSIPPIDRIRARCAAVYEFQSQMKAEHGHVLGCPLCSLGSEICNLHEAIRDKVRSILEIKTQYWEAAIRDGQAAGLIEPGDPVCKARCAMAFFEGMIAQARLHDDVERLSDFADRMCDHLGVRLPVTA, translated from the coding sequence ATGGATGCCGCGCTCTCTCTCATGTGGGAGGAGAGCTACGGTGCCATGTCTGTGGACGATATCTGCCGTCGCGCCGATGTGCGCAAAGGCAGTTTTTACTACTACTTCACGTCCAAGGAGGAACTCGCGGTGAAGGCCTTGGACCGGATGTGGCAGGATCACAAAAAGCAGCTCGACGAAGTTTTCTCCCCGTCCATTCCGCCCATCGATCGCATCCGGGCCCGCTGCGCCGCCGTTTACGAATTTCAGTCCCAAATGAAGGCCGAGCACGGCCACGTTTTGGGTTGTCCGCTCTGTTCGCTCGGCTCGGAAATCTGCAATCTTCACGAAGCGATTCGCGACAAGGTGCGCTCCATCTTGGAAATCAAAACCCAATATTGGGAGGCCGCGATTCGCGACGGCCAGGCTGCCGGTCTCATCGAGCCCGGCGATCCCGTGTGCAAGGCGCGGTGCGCCATGGCGTTTTTTGAAGGCATGATCGCCCAGGCTCGTCTGCACGACGATGTCGAGCGGTTGAGTGACTTTGCCGACCGCATGTGCGACCACCTCGGGGTGCGTCTGCCGGTTACCGCCTGA
- a CDS encoding NAD(P)H-dependent oxidoreductase translates to MSSGSLSTLSDALNWRYATKVFDASRSIDGATWQALEQALVLAPSSFGLQPWKFIVVRNSAIREKLVEASWGQTQPRDASHFVVFAVKENLGDDHLDRYMARTAEVRGVPMETLDGFRKVIAQSLEGARAEGRLDAWQTRQLYIALGQFMTAAALLGVDTCPMEGLVPARYDTALGLAGTGWKSVFACAAGYRSPDDKYATVPKVRFETHEVIEHR, encoded by the coding sequence ATGTCTTCCGGTTCCCTCTCCACGTTGTCGGACGCCCTCAACTGGCGCTATGCCACCAAGGTGTTCGATGCCTCGCGGTCCATCGACGGCGCCACTTGGCAAGCGCTCGAACAGGCGCTGGTTTTGGCCCCGTCGTCCTTCGGCTTGCAGCCGTGGAAATTCATCGTGGTGCGAAACTCCGCAATCCGGGAAAAACTGGTCGAAGCGTCATGGGGCCAGACGCAACCGCGCGACGCGTCACATTTCGTGGTGTTCGCGGTGAAGGAAAACCTCGGCGACGATCATCTGGACCGCTACATGGCGCGCACCGCCGAGGTCCGTGGTGTGCCGATGGAAACGCTCGACGGTTTCCGCAAAGTCATCGCCCAAAGTTTGGAGGGCGCGCGCGCCGAAGGACGGCTCGACGCGTGGCAAACGCGGCAGCTCTACATCGCGCTGGGTCAATTCATGACCGCCGCCGCGTTGCTCGGGGTCGACACCTGCCCGATGGAAGGCCTCGTTCCCGCCCGATACGACACGGCGCTCGGCCTCGCCGGCACGGGCTGGAAATCGGTTTTTGCCTGCGCCGCCGGCTACCGTTCGCCCGACGACAAGTATGCGACCGTGCCGAAAGTTCGTTTTGAAACGCACGAGGTGATCGAGCATCGGTGA
- a CDS encoding bile acid:sodium symporter family protein — MIAWLKKNWFMVGMPVAVGLAWLFPDVGAKGGLLRTEISTKFAVAFVFFAQGLTLPAKALRDGASQWKLHLGVQGFGFLAFPLLGIVFDAVVGGRLAPDLRMGFLFLCVLPSTIVMAVALATVAGGNVPAAIFNAVLSNVIGVFLTPVWVAWLMQASGTTQPLSAVFQEVTLLLILPLVVGQIVRRFGVEVWADAKRKKLNNFSNGIILVIVYAAFCNSVKANLWSSHGWGLFLGSLIGVIVLMAIALVGTSLLAKALRLRPAEAVVLVISGAQKSLATGVPLAKVVFGAHPGLGLILLPIMLYHPLQLFVCGTLGARHLRQHPVTNG, encoded by the coding sequence ATGATAGCTTGGCTGAAGAAAAACTGGTTCATGGTCGGCATGCCCGTCGCGGTGGGTTTGGCGTGGTTGTTCCCCGATGTCGGGGCCAAGGGCGGTCTGCTGCGCACGGAGATTTCGACCAAATTTGCCGTCGCGTTCGTATTTTTTGCGCAAGGCCTCACCTTGCCAGCGAAGGCATTGCGTGATGGGGCCAGCCAATGGAAGCTGCACCTCGGCGTGCAGGGTTTTGGGTTCCTGGCGTTTCCGTTGCTGGGCATCGTGTTTGATGCCGTCGTCGGCGGGCGACTCGCGCCGGATCTGCGCATGGGCTTTCTCTTTCTGTGCGTGCTGCCGTCGACCATCGTGATGGCGGTGGCGTTGGCGACGGTCGCGGGCGGCAATGTCCCGGCCGCCATTTTCAACGCCGTTTTGTCCAATGTGATCGGCGTGTTCCTCACGCCCGTGTGGGTGGCGTGGCTGATGCAGGCGAGTGGCACGACCCAACCGCTGAGCGCTGTTTTCCAAGAGGTCACGTTGCTGCTCATCCTGCCGCTCGTGGTGGGGCAAATCGTGCGTCGGTTCGGCGTCGAGGTGTGGGCCGATGCGAAGCGCAAAAAACTCAATAATTTCAGCAACGGCATCATCCTTGTGATCGTCTACGCCGCCTTCTGCAATTCGGTGAAAGCCAACCTGTGGTCGTCGCACGGGTGGGGGCTGTTCTTGGGCAGCCTGATCGGGGTGATCGTCCTGATGGCCATCGCGCTCGTCGGCACATCGTTGCTGGCCAAGGCCCTGCGCCTGCGCCCGGCAGAGGCCGTCGTGCTCGTGATCAGCGGGGCTCAGAAGAGTCTGGCCACGGGAGTGCCTCTCGCGAAAGTCGTCTTCGGGGCGCACCCCGGGCTCGGACTCATTTTGTTGCCCATCATGCTCTACCATCCGCTCCAGTTGTTTGTGTGCGGGACGTTGGGGGCGCGGCACTTGCGACAGCATCCGGTTACAAATGGGTGA
- a CDS encoding DMT family transporter: protein MRGQDWARFLLLSAIWGSSFVFIRMCAPVFGPFLTASGRLGLAGIALVVYLRVVRFDAQWTRYRWDYLKVGVLASGAPFICFAVGALKLPASLLSILNACTPLFAAIFAAIWLGEGFGWKRALGVALGITGVTLANGLSPIEFTPVTLLAIGITILAPLCYALAGIYIKLRASHLPAQGNAAFSQLMIAPVVALGIPLAPPSGLPSPGAVAALVTLALLCSAVAYLIFYRLMADIGPTKVTTITFVIPVFGMLWGALFLGEVITGGMLIGCAVMLAGTGLVVAPTAKPAS from the coding sequence ATGAGGGGGCAGGACTGGGCTCGGTTTCTATTGCTCAGCGCGATCTGGGGATCGTCGTTTGTGTTCATTCGCATGTGTGCGCCGGTGTTTGGACCGTTTCTCACCGCGAGTGGACGGCTGGGGTTGGCGGGTATCGCGTTGGTGGTTTATCTACGCGTGGTGCGATTCGATGCGCAATGGACGCGTTACCGTTGGGACTATTTGAAGGTCGGCGTGCTCGCGAGCGGCGCGCCATTCATTTGTTTCGCGGTCGGGGCGCTGAAGTTGCCGGCGTCGTTGCTTTCGATTCTCAATGCCTGCACGCCACTGTTTGCGGCGATCTTTGCCGCCATCTGGTTGGGCGAGGGCTTCGGGTGGAAACGTGCATTGGGTGTAGCGCTGGGCATCACCGGGGTGACGCTGGCCAACGGGCTCAGCCCGATTGAGTTCACTCCAGTTACATTGCTGGCCATCGGCATCACAATCCTCGCCCCACTCTGCTACGCTCTGGCTGGCATCTACATCAAACTGCGGGCCAGTCATCTGCCCGCGCAGGGCAACGCCGCGTTCAGTCAACTCATGATTGCGCCGGTGGTCGCATTGGGTATCCCACTGGCCCCGCCCTCGGGTTTGCCGTCCCCCGGCGCGGTGGCTGCGTTGGTCACTCTGGCGCTCTTGTGCAGCGCCGTGGCGTATCTGATTTTCTACCGGCTCATGGCCGACATCGGCCCGACCAAGGTGACCACAATCACGTTCGTGATCCCGGTCTTCGGCATGTTGTGGGGCGCGCTCTTTCTCGGCGAAGTGATCACCGGCGGCATGTTAATCGGCTGCGCTGTCATGCTGGCGGGCACTGGATTGGTCGTCGCGCCTACGGCGAAGCCCGCGAGCTGA
- the trxA gene encoding thioredoxin, producing MESTSSLVSHATVADFASVALDASADRLVLVDFWAGWCGPCKAMSPVLDEIASTHPDTVKVVKVDVDSEQKLALDHGIRALPTLLLIKDRAVVKQLVGLQSAAAISEAVAAA from the coding sequence ATGGAAAGCACCTCTTCTCTCGTTTCTCACGCCACCGTGGCCGACTTCGCATCGGTCGCGCTCGACGCCTCCGCCGACCGGTTGGTGCTCGTCGATTTTTGGGCCGGATGGTGCGGTCCCTGCAAGGCGATGTCGCCGGTGCTCGATGAAATTGCGTCGACTCACCCAGATACCGTCAAAGTCGTCAAGGTCGACGTCGACAGTGAGCAAAAGCTCGCGCTCGACCACGGTATCCGTGCGCTGCCTACACTGCTCCTGATCAAGGACCGGGCCGTCGTTAAGCAGCTCGTCGGGTTGCAATCGGCCGCCGCGATCTCCGAGGCTGTCGCCGCCGCCTGA
- a CDS encoding zinc-binding dehydrogenase produces the protein MNDVMQAVQFPAARQIHVTTVADPVPAADEVVVTVRAAALNHRDLWIKLGQYAGLKYPCIPGSDGAGVVAADSADGTFKAGDEVIIYPGYDWGDNPRAQASTFSILGLPRDGTLAQKIAVPTKQLAPKPVHLTWTEAAALPLAGLTAYRALFARSHLRTGEKVLITGIGGGVALFALQFAVADGAEVWVTSSSEAKIAQAVALGAKSGFNYTTDGWAEAAATEIGGADVIVDSAGGAGFASLVDIAKPGGRIVFFGATRGDPDVLPARKVFWKQLSILGTTMGNADDWAAMLAFTAEHQIKPVVSDTFAVADAPAAFDLMEQGGQFGKIVVTM, from the coding sequence ATGAATGACGTCATGCAAGCCGTTCAATTTCCCGCTGCCCGTCAGATTCATGTCACCACGGTCGCCGACCCCGTTCCCGCCGCCGACGAAGTTGTCGTCACGGTGCGCGCCGCCGCTCTCAATCACCGCGATCTTTGGATCAAGCTCGGTCAATATGCCGGGCTCAAGTATCCTTGTATTCCGGGCTCGGATGGCGCGGGCGTCGTGGCCGCCGATTCGGCCGACGGCACCTTCAAGGCCGGCGACGAAGTCATCATCTATCCCGGCTACGATTGGGGCGACAATCCCCGGGCGCAGGCGTCGACGTTTTCCATTCTCGGCCTCCCGCGCGACGGCACCTTGGCTCAAAAAATCGCCGTGCCGACCAAACAACTCGCCCCCAAGCCGGTGCACCTGACGTGGACGGAAGCTGCCGCGTTGCCTCTGGCCGGACTCACCGCCTACCGTGCGCTGTTCGCGCGGTCCCATCTGCGGACCGGAGAGAAGGTGCTGATCACGGGGATTGGCGGCGGTGTTGCGTTGTTTGCCCTGCAATTTGCGGTCGCCGACGGGGCCGAGGTTTGGGTGACATCGAGCAGCGAAGCCAAAATCGCGCAAGCCGTCGCCCTGGGCGCCAAAAGCGGATTTAATTACACGACAGACGGGTGGGCCGAGGCCGCCGCCACGGAAATCGGTGGAGCCGACGTCATCGTCGACAGCGCGGGCGGTGCCGGTTTTGCCTCGCTCGTGGATATCGCCAAGCCCGGTGGCCGCATCGTGTTCTTCGGGGCGACTCGTGGTGATCCCGACGTGTTACCCGCACGCAAAGTATTTTGGAAGCAGCTCTCCATCCTCGGCACGACCATGGGCAACGCCGACGACTGGGCGGCGATGCTGGCCTTTACCGCCGAGCACCAAATCAAGCCGGTGGTGAGCGACACCTTTGCCGTGGCCGACGCCCCCGCTGCGTTTGACCTAATGGAGCAAGGCGGCCAATTCGGCAAAATCGTGGTCACCATGTAG
- a CDS encoding alkene reductase, with the protein MSSSSSPLAAPIRIGDLELPNRVIMAPLTRCRSGPGRVPTDLMGTYYEQRASAGLILTEATAVSPMGVGYPDTPGIWSDEQVEAWKKITARVHAAGGRIFLQLWHVGRISDPIYLDGQLPEAPSAIRPAGHVSGIRPEKAFVTPRALTTAEVKAVVEQYRQGAVNAKIAGFDGVEVHGANGYLIDQFLQTSTNHRTDEYGGSLENRARFALEITDAVISVWGADRVGMHIAPRCDASDMGDDNPAETFGYLARELGQRKIAFLFARESLEAPRLGPDLKAAFRGPFIANQQLSRDDALGLLERGEADAISWGQQFIANPDLPRRMIEGLELNTPNPETFYGGDEAGYTDYPALASVA; encoded by the coding sequence ATGTCCTCGTCCTCGTCTCCTCTCGCCGCGCCGATTCGTATCGGTGATCTCGAATTGCCCAACCGCGTCATCATGGCGCCGCTCACCCGGTGTCGCTCCGGTCCCGGTCGCGTGCCGACCGATTTGATGGGCACGTATTACGAGCAACGTGCGTCGGCCGGTCTCATTCTCACCGAAGCCACCGCCGTTTCCCCCATGGGTGTGGGATATCCGGATACGCCCGGCATCTGGTCCGACGAGCAGGTTGAGGCGTGGAAAAAAATCACCGCCCGTGTGCACGCCGCCGGCGGCCGCATTTTTCTGCAGCTTTGGCATGTTGGACGCATCTCCGATCCGATTTATCTCGACGGTCAACTGCCCGAAGCACCGTCCGCCATCCGGCCCGCCGGTCATGTGTCCGGCATTCGTCCGGAGAAAGCCTTCGTCACGCCGCGCGCTCTCACTACCGCCGAGGTCAAGGCGGTGGTGGAGCAATATCGTCAGGGAGCCGTCAACGCCAAGATTGCCGGTTTCGACGGCGTCGAAGTCCACGGCGCCAACGGTTACTTGATCGACCAGTTCCTGCAGACGTCGACCAATCACCGCACCGACGAATATGGCGGTTCGCTCGAGAACCGCGCCCGGTTCGCGTTGGAGATTACCGACGCCGTGATTTCCGTCTGGGGAGCCGATCGGGTGGGCATGCACATCGCGCCGCGTTGCGACGCGTCCGACATGGGGGATGACAATCCCGCCGAAACCTTCGGTTATCTGGCGCGTGAACTCGGCCAACGAAAGATCGCCTTCTTGTTTGCCCGCGAGTCGCTCGAAGCACCGCGTCTCGGGCCCGATCTCAAAGCGGCCTTTCGCGGACCGTTCATCGCCAACCAACAACTCTCGCGCGACGATGCGCTGGGTCTCCTCGAACGCGGGGAGGCCGATGCGATCTCCTGGGGCCAGCAGTTTATCGCCAACCCCGACCTGCCGCGCCGCATGATCGAGGGACTCGAGCTCAACACGCCCAATCCGGAAACGTTTTACGGCGGGGACGAAGCGGGTTACACCGACTATCCCGCGTTGGCCTCCGTCGCCTGA
- a CDS encoding pseudouridine synthase yields MLCAIYKPYGVLSQFTPEPGSRWRTLAEFGLPPRVYPLGRLDADSEGLLLLSDEPGLNTRLLNPARGHPRTYWTQVERVPDATALKQLAAGVDIKGHHTRPCTVQLFDGAPDLPPRDPPVRFRKNVPDAWLELTLTEGKNRQVRRMTAAVGHPTLRLHRATMGRLKLAELNLLPGAWCELNAQQRAMVFEV; encoded by the coding sequence GTGCTGTGCGCGATCTACAAACCCTACGGCGTGCTCTCGCAATTTACGCCGGAGCCCGGCTCGCGCTGGCGAACATTGGCCGAGTTTGGTCTGCCGCCACGCGTGTATCCGTTGGGCCGCCTCGACGCCGACTCGGAGGGGCTGCTCCTACTCAGTGATGAGCCGGGACTCAACACGCGACTGCTTAATCCCGCTCGCGGCCACCCGCGCACTTACTGGACCCAGGTCGAACGGGTGCCGGACGCCACGGCGCTCAAGCAACTGGCGGCGGGCGTGGATATCAAAGGGCACCACACCCGGCCGTGCACGGTGCAGCTTTTCGACGGCGCGCCCGATCTGCCGCCCCGTGATCCGCCCGTGCGGTTCCGCAAAAACGTGCCCGACGCTTGGCTGGAGTTGACGCTGACTGAAGGCAAAAACCGCCAAGTGCGCCGCATGACCGCCGCCGTGGGCCACCCCACCCTGCGCTTGCACCGTGCGACGATGGGTCGATTGAAGCTCGCCGAACTGAACCTCCTACCGGGCGCATGGTGCGAGTTGAACGCGCAGCAGCGTGCGATGGTTTTCGAGGTGTAA
- a CDS encoding alkaline phosphatase PhoX: MRSRREFIRSAGVYSAAFLGLRALVNSPLAAASGATGVRGFGPLLDDPDNLIKVASGFRYRAFSFRGEEMDDGLLVPGMHDGMAAFAGSDGRTLLVRNHENESAWLHQSPFGPQSERFGAVDKSRVYDTGSGVLPCIGGTTTLVFNTQTQQLEKHFQSLLGTQRNCAGGPTPWGTWVTCEEVNAEREPDEEQWHGYNFEVKPSTEPGLVVPVPLKAMGRFRHEAIAVHPASGVVYQTEDLGDGLLYRFVPTEPGNLAAGGRLQALVVVGQPQADTRNWPTGPTFPIGQPLAVEWIDLDNVDSPVLDLRYRGRAAGAAVFARGEGAWWGDNEAYFAMTNGGANTLGQIFRYQPSPYEGTARESEAPGTIELFAEPNDSALLRNCDNLTIAPWGDLIVCEDTKGYCRIIGITPAGEYYIIAANPTIDREMAGACFSPDGTTLFVNVQNPGYTVAITGPWPKA, from the coding sequence GTGAGATCTCGTCGTGAGTTCATTCGTTCAGCCGGGGTATATTCGGCTGCCTTTCTGGGGCTGCGTGCCTTGGTCAACAGTCCCTTGGCGGCGGCCAGTGGTGCGACCGGCGTGCGCGGTTTTGGACCGCTCCTCGACGACCCTGACAATTTGATCAAGGTCGCCTCGGGATTTCGCTACCGGGCGTTCTCCTTCCGCGGTGAGGAAATGGACGACGGGCTTCTCGTTCCCGGCATGCACGACGGCATGGCCGCGTTTGCGGGTTCCGACGGTCGCACGTTGTTGGTCCGCAACCACGAAAACGAGAGTGCCTGGCTGCACCAGAGTCCGTTTGGGCCACAGTCGGAGCGTTTCGGAGCGGTCGACAAATCCCGCGTTTACGACACCGGCAGCGGGGTGCTGCCGTGTATCGGCGGCACCACGACGCTCGTGTTCAATACGCAGACGCAGCAGCTCGAAAAACATTTTCAGTCCCTGCTCGGCACGCAGCGCAACTGTGCGGGCGGCCCGACCCCCTGGGGCACGTGGGTCACCTGTGAAGAGGTCAATGCCGAGCGCGAGCCTGACGAAGAGCAATGGCACGGCTACAATTTCGAAGTGAAGCCGTCGACCGAGCCCGGCTTGGTCGTGCCGGTGCCGCTCAAAGCTATGGGGCGTTTTCGCCATGAAGCGATCGCCGTCCATCCCGCGTCCGGGGTGGTTTACCAGACCGAGGATCTCGGCGATGGTTTGCTCTACCGCTTTGTCCCGACCGAACCCGGCAACCTCGCCGCCGGCGGGCGTTTGCAGGCCCTGGTCGTGGTGGGACAGCCGCAGGCCGACACCCGCAACTGGCCGACCGGCCCCACGTTTCCCATCGGCCAGCCGCTCGCCGTCGAATGGATTGATTTGGATAACGTCGACAGCCCTGTGCTCGACCTGCGCTATCGTGGCCGGGCCGCCGGTGCGGCGGTCTTTGCGCGCGGGGAAGGTGCCTGGTGGGGCGACAACGAAGCCTATTTTGCCATGACCAACGGGGGCGCCAACACCCTTGGCCAGATCTTTCGGTATCAGCCCAGCCCCTACGAAGGCACCGCCCGCGAGTCCGAGGCCCCCGGCACCATCGAACTCTTCGCCGAGCCCAACGACAGCGCGCTGCTGCGCAACTGCGACAACCTCACCATCGCCCCCTGGGGCGACCTCATCGTGTGCGAGGATACCAAGGGATATTGCCGTATCATCGGCATCACCCCCGCCGGGGAGTATTACATCATCGCCGCCAACCCCACGATCGACCGCGAAATGGCGGGAGCCTGCTTCTCGCCTGATGGCACGACGCTGTTTGTCAACGTGCAGAACCCCGGCTACACCGTCGCCATCACCGGCCCCTGGCCCAAGGCCTGA